Sequence from the Nitrosospira multiformis genome:
GCTATTATCTGAAGCCGCTACGTATAGGAATGCGACAGAGGCGCAGGCTGAGCTTAGCCAGCGCATGCTTCAGGTGATCGCTGAAAACCCAGAAGCCTTTTCTGAAGAAGATCTTGAGATCCTGTTTTCGACTGTGAATGATTCATCGCTTTCCGGTACGTCCGGAGCTGATGCAAGCCTCCGAGCAATTCATGCGGAAATCGAGGCACGGCGCCAAGGTGAGCCGATCCGTCACGTTCCGGGATCGGGAACTGGAGCTGGTGCAAGGACAGAGGAACCGGAGATAGGCGGCACGGAAACCAGAGGGGACGCGACTGACGAGCCACTGCATGAGACTACCGAATCTAGTCATCAGCGGTTAGCGACCGCGACACCGCCGGTGCGGGCTCTGTGGGAAGCGATGGTAAGTACGGGCAGCGCTGGTCCCGAAGTTAACGACGAGGCTCTTCAAAGATTCCTTCAGACGGTCCCCTCCGATCTACGTACCGATGAAGCGCAAGAGCTTGCGCAGAGAATCCGACCAGCCACTGACGAAACGCTTGACGAGATCCTTGCTTCTCTTCAAGAAGCCCTACATAGTTTGCGCAGTGCCTCGGAGGAGCCCGGGGAAGTGGCCCAGATGCCAGGAGGTGCCTCAGTTGCGTCTCCAGAGCAGGCTGAAGAGGAAGTGGTCCAAGCCAGTGAATATATTGAGCAAATGGTCGACGTTATTCATAATTTTGGCGGCTGGGATCAAGTATCATTGAGCACAGCACGACTTGTAATCTTTGACGACCGTGGCTATACCCGAGTTCCGATATCATCGGAAGTTGACGCAGTTTTATTTGGGAAAACACCCCTAGCTACCGGGGGTTTTCTACGAAGCGCAGCGTCCCTACGCGTGCGGGTGGATTCTCGCTCAAGAAGACGCGATGGCAGGGTGCAAGTGGGGGTAACGGTAATGAACTGCGGCGAGGTTGTTTTGGAAAATCGCATGCATAGCCCATGCTCTATTCAGCCAGGAACACGTCATATCGTTACAGTATTTTTGCACGGACGGGAAGAGGGATTACCTTAAAGAGGGTTTAAGAAAAAAATGCCTTATACCCGATTGCAAACATCCTGAAGCGTGTTGTGAGAGATACTTGCGCAGGAGGTCGTCAAATTTTCTGATCGCGAGGTAGCTTATAGAGAAGGCAAAAATTTCACGGGCGAAAATTTCTTGGCGCGAGGTTAGCTAGGTTATTTGGTACCGCCACGGGACTGGATGAAAGGATGGTCAGAGAAAAGAGAAAGGGAAGGAAAATTATGGACCAACTCACTTGGCATCAAAATGGCTGAGGGAAACCGCATAATGGTGATCGAGAAATGTAGCAAATAATGACTACCTTCCCCAACTCCCCCAAACTTCTCAAAGCCGGTATCGTGCTTGTTGATGTTGAGACTTCGCGCATGCAGCGGGTGATCTCTCTGCAATACAACCCAGACTCGCTTACGCGCCGCCTCCAGGTCCAGGGCACCGGCGAAGGCGGGGAGCGCTCCGAGGCGCTACGGTTAAAAGGCCCCGCCGCCGAGACAATTACGCTGGAAGCGGAAATCGACGCCACGGACCAGCTGGAATTTCCCGAGCGAAACCCGAATGCCGTACAGTTTGGCATCCACCCTCAGCTCGCGTTGCTGGAAACGCTGGTTCATCCTCGTTCCGAGGATCTCCAAGCCAACAACACCATGGCTGGCGAAGGCACGATTGAAATACTGCCGACCGAGTCGCTGTTAACCTTGTTTGTCTGGAGCGCGCAGCGCATTCTGCCTGTGCGCATTACTGAATTCAGCATTACTGAAGAGGCGTTCGATCCCTCACTTAACCCTATCCGGGCGAAAGTAAGCTTGGGCATGAGGGTGCTGAGTGTGGATGATGTCGGCTTTACTCACCGGGCGGGGCAGCTATACATGGGCTATTTGCGTAACAAGGAGAGCTTGGCTGGACGTTCGCCCTTCGGTACCTTGACTGATCTTGGGCTGACGAGGTTGTGATGGATGAAGCACTTAGAAAACTCGAGGCGATTCTGGGAGGTTCGGCGGCGGGCACGCAGAACTTTCCGCCCAGTAGCCGCTATCACGGGGTTGCTACTGAGGTCCATGCTAGCGAGGACGGCAGGCCGAAAGTCTATCTCAAGCGCCGCATCGTTCCTGCCCCAGAACGTTTTTCCACAATTTCCGAGCATAGCGTTCAGGAGGGCGAGCGGCTCGACTTGATCGCGGGCCGGTATCTGGGTGACGCGGAGCTCTATTGGCGCATTTGCGACGCCAACGGTGCGCTACGGCCCAACGAACTGATCGAGGCTGTCGGCACGCGTTTGCGCATCACGCTGCCTGAAGGTGCGCCGGGGAATGGTGATGCTTAAAGGGATAACTCTCACCTTGCTGATCGGCACCGGCGCGCCTTGTCCCGCACCCCCGGAGGTGGTGGATGCCTTGGACAGCGTGCAGGTCAACAGCAATAACCAGACCAGCGGTTTTCAATTGAGCTTCAAGGTCGGCAAGACTTCGAAGCTGCTTACGGAGCTGCTGCCGGCGGGATACTTCGATCCCATTATCAGCCGCGTGCTGATAATGGTGACGGTGCACGGAATTCCCCAGGTATTGATGGACGGAATCATTACGCGCCAGGAAATGTCGTCCAGCAACGAACCGGGAAAATCCACCCTCACCATCACGGGCGAGGATCTCACGGTAATCATGAATCTGGTGGAAATGCCCTTCATGCGCTTCCCCGCCATGTCCGTGATGGCGCGGATCAACTCGATACTGGCCAAATATGCGGCGCTAGGCGTCGTGCCGGTGGTGACCTCGCCCATGTTCGATGAAACGCCTATGCCTACAAAGGAAATTCCTACCCAGACGGGAACAGACCTCGAGTACATTCAGCAACTCGCGCGGGCAGCGGGTTATGTGTTCTATCTGGAGCCCGGCCCGCTCCCCGGTACCAGCATCGCGTATTTCGGTCCGGATGTGCGCATCCCGGTGCCGCAGCCGGCCTTGAATGTGAATATGGATGCGCACACCAACGTCGAGTCGCTTTCCTTCAGCCTGGACGGTACGCAGAAGAAGGTCGTGGTCATCAGCATTCTGGACCCCGTAACGAAAAAGAATGTGATTCCGATCCCGGTACCGAGTATCAGTGTGTTGCGTCCTCCCTTAGGTGCGCGGCCTGTGGTGCCGGCAAAAGTGGAGTTTCCCTCCAATATGGCGCGCCTTTCATCCGGAGAGGCTGCTAATCAGGCGCTGGGGATCAGTTTCGCATCCACCGACGCAGTCTCCGGATCGGGCTCGCTGGACGTGCTGCGATACGGCCGCGCCCTGCGCGCCCGCATGTTGGTGGGGGTGCGCGGGGCTGGCGTCGCCTACGACGGCCTGTACTATGTCAATAGCGTGACGCACAATCTCAAGCGGGGGGAGTACAAGCAGAATTTCAATCTTTCGCGGGATGGGCTCATTTCCAATACACCCAGGGTGATGCCATGACATCTTCCGGCACAACGGGACGTTTCTACGGTAAATACCGGGGTGTTGTCACCAACAACGTCGATCCAGACCAAACTGGTCGGCTCATGGTGCAGGTGCCGGATGTGTTGAGCCTGGTTCCATCGAGCTGGGCCGAGCCATGCGTACCGCTGGCAGGATCCGGGGCACCAATGGGAATGTACATGGTGCCGCCGATCGGGGCGGGGGTATGGGTGGAATTCGAGGCAGGCGATCCAAACTGTCCCATATGGACGGGTTGCCGATGGGGTTCCAAGTCGGATATTCCGTCGTCCGCGCTCGCCGGGAACCCGGCAGCACCCAATATGGTGATGCAGACCGCAGGACAACTCACCTTCATGCTCTCGGATATGCCTGGACCAACGGGTGGAATTCTCCTGAAGACGGCTGCAGGCGCGTCGATTTCCATAAACGATACGGGGATTACGATCACGAATGGCCAGGGTGCAACTATCAAGCTGAGCGGGTCGAGCGTTGATATCAATCAGGGAGCACTGACAGTGACATAACCATGGCGAGCGCTCTTCTTCATGTCGGTGCAACGGTGCAGTGCAGCCACGGCGGTACTGCTACCGCAACTTTGCCCAATAGCAGGGTGCTGGTTGGCAATCAGCCCACCGTCACGATGTCTGCTCCGTATACCGTGGCGGGCTGTTCTCATACGATAGGCACTTCCCCATCACCCTGTGTTACCGCCCAGTGGACACTGGCTGCACAACGGGTGACGTCCAATGGACTGGCGCTGGTCCTGATGGATAGCCAAGCCACCTGTACGCCAAACGGCACGCCTCTCATGCAGGTGCAGGCACAGAGACGCGTGACCGCGAGTTGAGAGAACCATGAATCTTTCGTATCCATACAGAATCGACGGTCGGGGCCGCAGCGCCAGTGACTCCGAGGAGGTTTGGATACGCGGGTTAATCGAGCAAGTCCTGTTCACCATCCCTGGCGAGCGCGTGATGCGGCCGGATTTTGGCAGCGGAATACTCCAGCTCGTATTTGCGCCCAATAGCCCCGAGCTTGCAGCGGCGACCCAGATGTTGGTGCAGGGTGCGTTACAGCAAGCCCTGGTGGAGTTGATCATTGTTGAAAACCTGGCAGTAGAGGCAGTTGATTCTACCCTGCGCATAACCGTGCAATATATTGTTCGCCGCACCGAGATCCGGCAGCTGCAAACATTCGAGCGCGGAGGGGTGGGATTATGACGCGCTATACCTGTTGTGACGAGTTTCGCCGCAATGCCGTTAGAGATCACGAGGAGCTGAATGGGATCGATTATCTGGAGGTATTGGATACGGATGCGCCCCGTGGCAGTCCACGGCAGCGTACGCTTCTGCTGCGTTTTCTCAAACCAGTTCCGTCGACGCTAGGCAAAGATAGTCTGCGAATAGAAGGCGGCGAGCGCGTGCGCAATATTTCCATCGAGTGGGCCAGGGCAGCAGATAATCCACCCGAAACGATACCAGAGGAGCACCAGTTTTTTATCGCTTTGCCATATGCGAGCCATGTGCTTTTGATACGTACTGACCGTCATGGCGACCACTCGCTTTACCGGTTGCTTTTGCAGCGTTCGACCACGGATCAGCGTCCCCCTCAGGGGTTCGACCCGCGTCTGGCAGCGATCACGTTCTCGTTCAAGGTCGAATGCCCGAGCGACTTCGATTGCAAACCGCAGCAGGACTGTCCCGAACCGGCAGTTTCCTCGCCTGACATTAATTACCTGGCAAAGGATTACGCCAGTTTCCGGCGGCTTCTCCTCGACCGCCTAAGTCTGCTAATGCCCGGCTGGCGTGAGCGCAGTACCGCGGATCTGGGAGTGATGCTGATGGAAATGATGGCATACGTTGGCGATCATCTGAGCTACTGGCAGGATGCGGTGGCGACGGAAGCCTATTTAGGCACAGCACGACGACGAACCTCGTTGCGGCGGCATGCGCTGCTGGTGGATTATTCCTTGCATGAGGGAAGCAATGCGAGAGTATGGCTGCAATTGAGGTTGGCCCACGGTGTTTCGCAAGCCACCGTCAGCCTGAATGGCATGCGCTTCCTGTCGAGATTGGCTAATATGCCCGCGCGCATCGTGCCTTACTCACGCAATTATGAACAGGCGTTGGCGGCAAGCCCCGTGGTGTTCGAACCGCTTGACCCAGATGGACAGCTTGAGCTTGGCATGGCATCTCAAGTAACGCTGTACTCGACGCATGATGAAATCCATTTCTATACATGGGGCGATAAACGCTGCTGCCTCCCCAAAGGAAGTACATCTGCCACGCTTAGCGGGCACTTCAAAACACTCACGGCTGGACAGGTGTTGATTTTTGAAGAGGTGAAAGATCCCGTTACAGGTGAAGAAGGCGATGCCGATCCCTCGCATAGGCACGTGGTACGCCTGACGCTCGTGCGCTACAACGGTGAAGATGGCATTGGGGATGGTGCTACTCCGTTGCGTAATGCCTTAACTGATCCATTAACTGAGGAAGAGATAACC
This genomic interval carries:
- a CDS encoding GPW/gp25 family protein, encoding MNLSYPYRIDGRGRSASDSEEVWIRGLIEQVLFTIPGERVMRPDFGSGILQLVFAPNSPELAAATQMLVQGALQQALVELIIVENLAVEAVDSTLRITVQYIVRRTEIRQLQTFERGGVGL
- a CDS encoding LysM domain-containing protein; the encoded protein is MDEALRKLEAILGGSAAGTQNFPPSSRYHGVATEVHASEDGRPKVYLKRRIVPAPERFSTISEHSVQEGERLDLIAGRYLGDAELYWRICDANGALRPNELIEAVGTRLRITLPEGAPGNGDA
- a CDS encoding phage baseplate assembly protein V, which gives rise to MTSSGTTGRFYGKYRGVVTNNVDPDQTGRLMVQVPDVLSLVPSSWAEPCVPLAGSGAPMGMYMVPPIGAGVWVEFEAGDPNCPIWTGCRWGSKSDIPSSALAGNPAAPNMVMQTAGQLTFMLSDMPGPTGGILLKTAAGASISINDTGITITNGQGATIKLSGSSVDINQGALTVT